ACGGGTCGGAGGGATCGGGGGCCGGGGCGACGCCGGTCGCCGGGCGGTGGCCGGAGACGTTCGACGACGTGGCGGCGGCACTGGACGCGCTGCCCGCGCTCGCCGGCGAGGCCCTCCCGCAGGCGGACGTCCGCCGCACGGTCCTGACCGGCCACTCGGCGGGCGGCCACCTCGCCCTGTGGGCCGCGGCCCGGCACGTCCTGCCCGCCGACGCCGCCTGGCGCACCGACCGGCCGGCCCCGCTGCGCGGGGTGGTCGCGCTCGCCCCGGTGGCCGACCTGGAGGTCGCCGAGAAGCTGTCGGTGTGCGAGGGCGCCGCCCGCCAACTGCTCGGCGGCGACGAGCACTTCGCCCTGCGCCGCCCGTACGCGGACCCGGCCCTGCTGCTGCCGACCGGCATCGCGACCACGCTGGTACAGGGCCGCACGGACGTCGTCGTCCCCCAGGCGGTCGCGGAGTCCTACGCGGACGCGGCGGCCAAGGCGGGCGAAATGGTGGGCCTGACGCTCCTGGAGGAGGTCGGCCACTTCCCCCTGATCGACCCCTCGGCGGACGCCTGCGCGGTGGTGGCGGAGGAGATCGCCCAACTGGCTTGGTGAGGACCGCGCTCCGCGGAGGGCGCGGGGCTGTGGCTGGTCGCGCGGCTTTGCCGCGAGTGCGCGACCAGCCACAACCCACCCGCACTCACCCCACAACGCAAAGCCCCCCACTCACCACCGCCCCAAAGCCCCCCACTCACCCCATATCCCACCCACCCCGTAATACCTGTAATACCTGAGAGCTACCCCCCAACTGAGCTCCCCAGCGGGACGCCAACGCCCCCTCACGCTCAGTAACTTCACCCGCATGACCACCCACCACCCCCGGCGCCACCCATGGAGCCGCCCCTGGCATCGCGCACGGCACCGCCTACGCCGCGCCACCCTCACCGCACTGCTCACCACCGCCCTCGTCGCCCCCCTCTCCGCCGCGGCCCGCCCGCACACCCCCGCGCCGGCCCCCGCCACCCTCCCCCCGCTCACGGCGGCCACCACGGCCGCCACCTACGCGGCCAACCGCGCCAACGCCGCCACGGCGGCCCGCATGGCCGAGGCGCACGGCGACCGCCACCGCGCGGCGGACGACCGCGCGCTGGCCTCCCCGTCCCGGCACCTCCTCACCTTCGACGGCCGGGACTCCGGCCGTGCCGTGGAGGTGTTCGGCAACCTGGCGAGGGCCGACCGCGTCGCGGTCCTGGTCCCCGGCTCCGACACCACGCTCGACACCTACGACCGCTTCCGGGCGACGGCACTCGCACTGCGCGACCGGCTTCCCCGGTCGCGCACGGCGGTGGTCGCCTGGCTCGGCTACGCCGCCCCGAGAACGTTCAGCACCACCACCCTCACCACCACCCGCGCCGACGAAGGAGCCGGGCAACTCCGCACGTTCATACGCACGCTGCACACCGTGGCGGCCGGCCGCACCCCTCACGTCTCCCTCCTCTGCCACTCCTACGGCACGGTCGTGTGCGCCCGCGCCGCCGGACACGTGGACGCCGACGACATCGCGCTGGTCGGCAGCCCCGGCACCGGCGCGGACTCCGTAGCCGACCTGGGCACCCGTGCCCGGGTGTGGGCGGCCCGCGGCGCCGACGACTGGATCGCCCACGTGCCCCACCTGCGCGCCGACCTCTTCGGCACGACGGTCGGCTTCGGCACGGACCCGGTCTCCCCGGAGTTCGGCGCCCGGGTCTTCGCGGCGGGGGACGGCGGCCACAGCGACTACTTCCGCCCCGGCTCGACGTCCCTGGACAACCTCGCGCACATCGTCCTCGGCGAGACGACGGAGGTGAGCCGTGGCTGACTCCCCGTCGCTCACGACACGGCTCCGCACCGCCGCCGCCCGGGTCGAGGCCGGCACCCCCGCGGAGCGGGACCGTGCGGTCGACGCACTGCGGGCCCTCGCGATACTCGGCGTGGTGCTGGGCCACTGGCTGGTGACCGCGCTCGTCGCCGACGGCGGTGCGCTGCGCACGGCGAGCCCCCTGGGGTCCATGCCCCGGCTGGCCCCGGTCTCCTGGGTGTTCCAGACGCTCGCGGTCTTCTTCCTGGTCGGCGGGCACGTGGCGACGCGGAGCCAGGCGTCCGCCCGCGCCCGGGGAGTGCCGTACGGGTGCTGGGTGGGTGTCCGGCTGCGGCGGCTGTTCCGTCCCGTGGCGGCCCTGCTCGCGCTGTGGACGGTCGCCGCCGTCGCCCTGCTGCTTACCGGCGCCGACGCGGGCACGGTGCGCACCCTGGTGAAGCTGGCGCTGTCCCCGCTGTGGTTCCTGCTGGTCCTCGCCGCGCTGACCGCGGCGACCCCGCTGCTGGCCCGGCTGAACCCGCTGTGGCCGCTCGCCGTCGTCCTCCATGTGGATCTGGTGCGCTTCGGTCTCGGCGGACCCTCCTGGCTGGGCTGGGTGAACCTGCCGGCGGGGTGGCTGGTGCCCTACGCGCTGGGCGCGGCCTGGACCCGCGGGGAGCTGGCGGGCCGGCGCGCGGCCGTGGCGCTGCTGGCCGGGGGCACGGCGGCGACGGCGGGGCTGGTGCTGTGGGCGGGGTATCCGGCGTCGATGGTCGGAGTGCCGGGCGCGGCGGTGTCCAACCTCGATCCGCCGACCCTGGCGGCGGTCACCTTCGGCCTGGCACAGTGCGGGCTGGCGCTGCTGCTGCGGGACCGGCTGCGCGCAATGATGCGGCGGCCCCTGGCCTGGGCGGGGGTGACGCTGGTGAACCTGTCGGCGATGACGATATTCCTCTGGCACCAGACGTCACTGATGGCGACCACGGCTCTCGGACTGCTCGCGGGCCGGCTCCCCGGACTGCACACCAGGCCCGACGCACTGGGCTGGGTCGCGTTCCGGCTCGCCTGGCTGCCGGTCTTCGGCTGCGTACTGGTCCTGTGCTGGACGGCGTTCCGCCACCGCGAACAGGATCCGCACCGCGCGCGCCCGAAGGGACGGAACGGCGGCGGGGGCTCGCGCGTGGTTCTCGTCCACCGCCCCGGCCACCGCACACGAGGAGCGTCCGACCATGCCTAGAGTGAACCGAATGGGCGAGGAGCAGTACGTCGACGAAGCGGGCCGGCCGGGCCGGGGGGATCCGCGCGACGGGGCCGACGAGGCGGGCCGTGCCTTCTCCGAGCGGGCCCTGGCGCGGGCCCGCCGCTGGGGGCGCACGCTGATCGCGGACCTGGGCGGATTCGCCGCCGACCCGTTGCCGCCGATGGCGCGCCCGCGTTTCCTGCGCCGGTTCCCGCACGGCGTGGTGATCGTGCTCGCCGTCTATCTGGCGCTCGCCTCCGTGGCGCTGCTGACCGACAGCTACCGGTTGACCTCCGCGTTCGGTACGTCGCTCGGCATTCTGCAGGGCGTGGCGGTGGTGATGGCGCTGTGGCGTCCCGTGCCCGCCTGGTGGCTGTCGCTGGCGGTCACGCTCGTCACCGCCGAGGCCGTCCGTTCGGGCCCGTCCTCGGTCATGCTGCCCGGCTCGGGGTACCACGCGCCCTGGCCGTGGACCCCGGTGGCGATAGCGGGGCACGCCCTCGTGCTGCTGCTGCTCGCGCTGCGGGCGCCCGGCCGGGTCTCCGGCGAGGTGCTGGTGCTGACCGCGCTGATGACGTACCTCATCGAGGGGATACAGGGGGCGTCGGTCTACTCGGCGACGGGGCTGCTGGCGGTGGTGGTGTTCGCCACGGTCGCGCTGCTCGGCACCGCCCTGCGCGGCCGCCGGGTGGCCCGGACGCAGCTGGTCGAACAGGCCACGCTCACCGCCGAGGAACGGGCCCGCCGCACGGTACTGGAGGAGCGCAGCCGCATCGCCCGCGAACTGCACGACGTGGTCGCCCACCACATGTCGGTGATCTCCATACAGGCCCAGGTCGTCCCGCATCTGGTGGAGAACCCCTCCGCCGAGCTCAGGGAGAACGCGGAGGGCATCCGAGGCAACGCCCTGGAGGCCCTCACCGAACTGCGCCGGGTGCTGGGATTGCTGCGCTCGGAACACCCGGGCGACGCCCACGGCTTCGGCACCGGCGGCGGTACGGCCCCCGACGCCCCGCAGCCCACCCTCGACGACGTGGGCGCGCTGGTGGACAACATCCGCGCCGCCGGTCTGGCGGTGAGCACGGGGGTGACCGGGCGACGCCGGCCGCTGCCGCCGGGCGTGGAGCTGTCGGCGTACCGGATCGTGCAGGAGGGGCTCAGCAACGCGCTGCGGCACGCGCCGGGTTCCCGGGTCGTGGTCGAACTCGACCACCAGCCCGAGGGGTTGCAGGTGCGGGTCGTCAACTCGCGTCCCACCCGGGCCGCCCCGCCGTCCCCGGGCGCCGGACACGGACTGCTGGGAATGCGGGAGCGGACCACGATGCTGGGTGGCACCCTGATCGCGACCGTGACCCCGCAGGGCGGTTTCCTCGTGGAGGCGTTCCTGCCCGGCCCGGCCGGCGGCTCCGTGGCGGACACCGCGGCGGAGGCGGCGGGCGGGAGCACGGGCAGGGCCATGGGGAAGGCCGCGGGCAAGGACACCGGCAGAGCCACCGGGAGAGGGAGCCGATGACGAGCAGCACGATCCGCGTCATGATCGCCGACGACCAGATGATGGTCCGCCAGGGCTTCACGGTGCTGCTCAACGCCCAGCCCGACATCGAGGTCGTCGGCCAGGCGGTGGACGGCCTGGACGCGGTGGAGAAGACGGCCGAACTCGCCCCGGACGTCGTGCTGATGGACATCCGCATGCCCCGGCTCGGCGGCATCGACGCCACCGAGCGGGTCACCCGCTCCGTCCCCGGCACCAAGGTGCTGGTGCTGACCACCTTCGACCTCGACGAGTACGTGTACGACGCGCTGCGCGCCGGCGCCTCCGGGTTCCTGCTCAAGGACGCCTCCGCCGACCAGCTGGCGGAGGCGGTACGGGTGGTGGCGGCGGGCGACAGCCTGCTCGCGCCGGTGGTCACGCGCAAGCTCATCGCCGAGTTCACGCGCCTGCGGTCCGGGCCCCGCGCCCCGCTGAAGGAACGCGTCGGCTCCCTGACCGAGCGGGAGACGGAGGTCCTCGCCCTGATCGCGCAGGGGCTGTCCAACGCGGAGATCGCCGAGCGGCTCTGCGTGGCCGAGCAGACGGTGAAGACGCACGTGGGCCGCATCCTGGTGAAGCTCGGCCTGCGCGACCGCACGCAGGCGGCGGTGTACGCCTTCGAGTCGGGCGTGGTCCGCCCCTCCGGGTACTGATCTGCCGCCGAGGACTTCCCCTCGCTCTCCACCCCGTAGTACTTGAGAGGGAGGCCCGGGAACCCCTCCCGGTGGTGACGACGGTGACCCCGCCCTCCGCCTACCGTCTTTCACGTGACCGAGACGACCCAGACGCGAGTGATCCCACCGGGGAGCGGTGCCGCGCCGCACAGCCCGGAACTCCAGATGGCCGCAGGCATCTTGCGCGGACTGCGGCAGGACCTCTTCCACGACGCCTTCGCCTACCGGCCGCTGCCGCGGCTGCGCACCGACGGCCCGCTGACCGGCCGGCTGACCGGCAGGGCCCAGGAGTACGCGACCTGGATCCCGCACGCCCTGGTGGTGGCGGCCGGCGTGCTGGCGGTGCTCGCCACCGGCAAGACGCAGGACCACCAGCCGTCGTCCCTGCTGGCCTCCTTCCTGGCGCTGGCACCGGTGCTGCTGACCCTGGTGCGGCCCGTCGGCGCCTTCTGGCTGTCCATGGCGGCGACCCCGCTCGCCGGGCTGCTGGTCGACGCCTGGAGCGACTGGCCCTGGGCGACCGGTTCCTTCGTCTGCCATCTGACGGTGCTCACCGTCGTGGCGATACGCACGAGCCCCCGCACGGCGCGGTGGATGTGGCTGCTGACCGCGGTCTACGGCCTGACGGTCGAGGTGCTCTTCGGCGCGGACCACTACGCCGCCAACGCCGCGCCGCTGCTGGTGATCGCCGCCTTCCTCCTCCTCGCGGTCACCGTCTGGCACATACGCCGGACCGCCGAGCGGCGGGTCACCGCCGAGCAGACGCAGACCGCGCAGGAGCGCTCCCGGCGCACCCTGCTGGAGGAGCGCACCACCATCGCCCGGGAACTGCACGACGTGGTCGCCCACCACATGTCGGTCGTCGCCATCCAGGCCGAGGCCGCCCCCTACCGGGTCCAGGACCCGCCGCCCGAGCTGGAGAAGGCCTTCGCCACCATCCGGGAGAACGCGGTGGCGGCACTGACCGAGCTGCGGCGCGTCCTCGGTGTCGTCCGCGCGGAGGACTACGAGGCCCCGGACGCCCCGCAGCCCACCCTGGCCGAGCTGGACGCGCTGCTCGCCAATGTGCGGGAGGCCGGCCTCGCGGTGGAGAAGGTGGTGACGGGCGCGGTGCGGGAGCTGCCGCAGGGCGTGGAGCTGTCGGCGTACCGGATCGTGCAGGAGGCGCTGAGCAACAGTCTGCGGCACGCGCCGGGGGCGGGCGCCCGGGTGGAGATCGGGTATGTGCTCGGCGGACTCGGGCTGCGTGTGGTCAACGGCCCGGCGCCGCAGCCGTCCCTGGTCAAGCCCTCGCCCGGCGCCGGGCACGGCATCACGGGGATGCGGGAGCGGGTCACCATGCTCGGTGGGGAGATGACGGCAGGCCCGGCCGATGACGGGGGGTACGAGGTGGCGGTGTTCCTGCCGGTCGCCACGGTCACCACGGCCGCCGAGGACGACGCGTGACGGACGGGGCGGCGGCGGGCGGCCGGCCCGCGATACGGATCGTGATCGCGGACGACCAGATGATGGTGCGCGAGGGCTTCTCGGTCCTGCTCAACGCGATGCCGGACATGGAGGTCGTCGGGGAGGCGGTCAACGGGAGGGAGGCGGTGGAGCGGGTCAGGGCGCTGGCCCCGGACGTGGTGCTGATGGACATCCGCATGCCGGAACTGAACGGCATCGAGGCGACGCGGGAGATCGTCGCGGCCGACGGGCGGACGAAGGTGCTGGTGCTGACCACGTTCGACCTGGACGAGTACGTGTACCAGGCGCTGCGGGCGGGGGCGTCGGGGTTCCTGCTCAAGGACGCCTCGGCGCGGCAACTGGCCGACGGGGTGCGAGTGGTGGCGGCGGGGGAGGCGCTGCTCGCGCCCTCGGTGACCCGGCGGCTGATCACCGAGTTCTCCCGGCTGGCCGACGCCCCGAAGCTGCCGGCGGTGGCCCGGGGCGCGTACGGGGAACTGACCGAGCGGGAGACGGAGGTGCTGGTGCTGATCGCGCAGGGGCTGTCCAACGCGGAGATCGCGGGACGGCTGGTGGTCGCCGAGTCGACGATCAAGACGCATGTGAGCCGGGTCCTGGTGAAGCTGGGGCTGCGCGACCGTACGCAGGCGGCGGTCTTCGCCTACGAGGCCCGGCTGGTCACGCCGGGCTGACGCGGCGGCACGGCAGGACCTTCCTCAGCCGGAACCCGGGCCTGGTCAGCCGGGGTCCCGCTCGGTTAGCGTCGCCGCATGGCTGCCGTTGTGTCCGACCTGGCATTCGACCCCTGGGACCCGGGGTTCGTCGCCGACCCGTACCCCGCCTTCGCCGAGCTGCGCGCCCGGGGCCGGGTGCTGTACTACGAGCCGAGCGGCCAGTGGCTGGTGCCGCACCACGCGGACGTCTCGGCGCTGCTGCGGGACCGACGGCTCGGCCGGACGCATCTGCACCGCTTCTCGTACGAGGAGTTCGGCCGCACCCCGCCCCCGCCGGAGCACGAGCCGTTCCACACGCTCAACGACCACGGCATGCTCGACCTGGAGCCGCCGGACCACACCCGGATCCGGCGGCTGGTGTCGAAGGCGTTCACCCCGCGCACGGTGGAGCGGCTGCGCCCGTATGTGCACGGGCTCGCGGACGAGCTGGTGGCCCGGCTGGTGGCGGCGGGCGCCGGCGATCTGCTGACGGACGTGGCCGAACCGCTTCCGGTCGCGGTGATCGCCGAGATGCTCGGCATCCCGGAGTCCGACCGGGCCCCGCTGCGGCCCTGGTCGGCCGACATCTGCGGGATGTACGAGCTGAACCCGTCCGAGGAGACGGCACGGCGGGCGGTGCGGGCGTCGGTGGAGTTCTCCGAGTATCTGCGCGGTCTGATCGCGGCCCGCCGCAAGGACCCCGGCGAGGATCTGATCTCGGGGCTGATCGCGGCCCACGACGAGGACGACCGGCTCACCGAGCAGGAGATGATCTCCACCGCCGTCCTGCTGCTGAACGCGGGCCACGAGGCGACGGTCAACGCCACCGCCAACGGCTGGTGGGCCCTGTTCCGTCACCCCGGGCAGCTGGCGGCCCTGCGCGCGGACCACTCCCTGGTCCCCTCCGCCGTCGAGGAGCTGCTGCGCTACGACACCCCGCTCCAGCTGTTCGAGCGCTGGGTGCTCGACGAGATCGAGATCGACGGCACGGTGATCCCGAGGGGCGCGGAACTCGCCCTGCTGTTCGGGTCGGCCAACCACGACCCCGAGGTGTTCGAGGCCCCGGAGACCCTGGACCTCGCCCGCCGCGACAACCCGCACATCTCCTTCAGCGCCGGCATCCACTACTGCATCGGCGCGCCCCTCGCCCGGATGGAACTGGCGGCCTCCATGACCGCCCTCCTGACCCGCGCCCCCACCCTGCGCCCCGCGGCGGAACCGGTCCGCAAGCCGAACTTCGTCATGCGCGGCCTGGAGGGCCTGACCGTGGAGGTCGGCTGAGGCTCGGGCCGAGGCAGCGCGGTGGCGCGCACGGGGCCCCGGGCGCGCCGTCAGCGCCCCCGGCGCGCCCGCGCCGTCACCCGCCTCCCGGCAACGTCAGCCCCCACGCGCCCTCCCGTGCCACCCACGTCCGGGTCCGTACGGGGCCGGACGGGACCGTGTCCGCGCCGTAGTGGAAGTCGGCGCCGGACACCGTGACCCGGCGGCCCGTCGCCCGCAGGGGTTCCACCGCCGCGCCCAGGGCCACCGGGCGCAGCTCCACCGCCACCAGGCCGCCCGCGCCCCCGAGCCGTACCGTCACCGACTGAAGCGGCTGGTCCAGGTCCACCACCGTCTCGCCGTCGACCTCCACCCGCAGCCGCTGCGGCCCCTCGCCGCCGG
The DNA window shown above is from Streptomyces sp. NBC_00670 and carries:
- a CDS encoding sensor histidine kinase is translated as MTETTQTRVIPPGSGAAPHSPELQMAAGILRGLRQDLFHDAFAYRPLPRLRTDGPLTGRLTGRAQEYATWIPHALVVAAGVLAVLATGKTQDHQPSSLLASFLALAPVLLTLVRPVGAFWLSMAATPLAGLLVDAWSDWPWATGSFVCHLTVLTVVAIRTSPRTARWMWLLTAVYGLTVEVLFGADHYAANAAPLLVIAAFLLLAVTVWHIRRTAERRVTAEQTQTAQERSRRTLLEERTTIARELHDVVAHHMSVVAIQAEAAPYRVQDPPPELEKAFATIRENAVAALTELRRVLGVVRAEDYEAPDAPQPTLAELDALLANVREAGLAVEKVVTGAVRELPQGVELSAYRIVQEALSNSLRHAPGAGARVEIGYVLGGLGLRVVNGPAPQPSLVKPSPGAGHGITGMRERVTMLGGEMTAGPADDGGYEVAVFLPVATVTTAAEDDA
- a CDS encoding sensor histidine kinase: MPRVNRMGEEQYVDEAGRPGRGDPRDGADEAGRAFSERALARARRWGRTLIADLGGFAADPLPPMARPRFLRRFPHGVVIVLAVYLALASVALLTDSYRLTSAFGTSLGILQGVAVVMALWRPVPAWWLSLAVTLVTAEAVRSGPSSVMLPGSGYHAPWPWTPVAIAGHALVLLLLALRAPGRVSGEVLVLTALMTYLIEGIQGASVYSATGLLAVVVFATVALLGTALRGRRVARTQLVEQATLTAEERARRTVLEERSRIARELHDVVAHHMSVISIQAQVVPHLVENPSAELRENAEGIRGNALEALTELRRVLGLLRSEHPGDAHGFGTGGGTAPDAPQPTLDDVGALVDNIRAAGLAVSTGVTGRRRPLPPGVELSAYRIVQEGLSNALRHAPGSRVVVELDHQPEGLQVRVVNSRPTRAAPPSPGAGHGLLGMRERTTMLGGTLIATVTPQGGFLVEAFLPGPAGGSVADTAAEAAGGSTGRAMGKAAGKDTGRATGRGSR
- a CDS encoding cytochrome P450, which codes for MAAVVSDLAFDPWDPGFVADPYPAFAELRARGRVLYYEPSGQWLVPHHADVSALLRDRRLGRTHLHRFSYEEFGRTPPPPEHEPFHTLNDHGMLDLEPPDHTRIRRLVSKAFTPRTVERLRPYVHGLADELVARLVAAGAGDLLTDVAEPLPVAVIAEMLGIPESDRAPLRPWSADICGMYELNPSEETARRAVRASVEFSEYLRGLIAARRKDPGEDLISGLIAAHDEDDRLTEQEMISTAVLLLNAGHEATVNATANGWWALFRHPGQLAALRADHSLVPSAVEELLRYDTPLQLFERWVLDEIEIDGTVIPRGAELALLFGSANHDPEVFEAPETLDLARRDNPHISFSAGIHYCIGAPLARMELAASMTALLTRAPTLRPAAEPVRKPNFVMRGLEGLTVEVG
- a CDS encoding response regulator transcription factor: MTDGAAAGGRPAIRIVIADDQMMVREGFSVLLNAMPDMEVVGEAVNGREAVERVRALAPDVVLMDIRMPELNGIEATREIVAADGRTKVLVLTTFDLDEYVYQALRAGASGFLLKDASARQLADGVRVVAAGEALLAPSVTRRLITEFSRLADAPKLPAVARGAYGELTERETEVLVLIAQGLSNAEIAGRLVVAESTIKTHVSRVLVKLGLRDRTQAAVFAYEARLVTPG
- a CDS encoding response regulator transcription factor, giving the protein MTSSTIRVMIADDQMMVRQGFTVLLNAQPDIEVVGQAVDGLDAVEKTAELAPDVVLMDIRMPRLGGIDATERVTRSVPGTKVLVLTTFDLDEYVYDALRAGASGFLLKDASADQLAEAVRVVAAGDSLLAPVVTRKLIAEFTRLRSGPRAPLKERVGSLTERETEVLALIAQGLSNAEIAERLCVAEQTVKTHVGRILVKLGLRDRTQAAVYAFESGVVRPSGY
- a CDS encoding alpha/beta hydrolase, with product MPDQAAAAARDAAEEASAFSHPHVAPDATAAYGAHPDQVIDFYAPRDMAGNVLSGAEAGTGAAGSAPLVVVLHGGAWRSRYDRRHVTPFADFLARRGFAVANVEYRRGETDAPVSSPADGSDGTDGADGSDGADGSDGSEGSGAGATPVAGRWPETFDDVAAALDALPALAGEALPQADVRRTVLTGHSAGGHLALWAAARHVLPADAAWRTDRPAPLRGVVALAPVADLEVAEKLSVCEGAARQLLGGDEHFALRRPYADPALLLPTGIATTLVQGRTDVVVPQAVAESYADAAAKAGEMVGLTLLEEVGHFPLIDPSADACAVVAEEIAQLAW
- a CDS encoding acyltransferase family protein, translated to MADSPSLTTRLRTAAARVEAGTPAERDRAVDALRALAILGVVLGHWLVTALVADGGALRTASPLGSMPRLAPVSWVFQTLAVFFLVGGHVATRSQASARARGVPYGCWVGVRLRRLFRPVAALLALWTVAAVALLLTGADAGTVRTLVKLALSPLWFLLVLAALTAATPLLARLNPLWPLAVVLHVDLVRFGLGGPSWLGWVNLPAGWLVPYALGAAWTRGELAGRRAAVALLAGGTAATAGLVLWAGYPASMVGVPGAAVSNLDPPTLAAVTFGLAQCGLALLLRDRLRAMMRRPLAWAGVTLVNLSAMTIFLWHQTSLMATTALGLLAGRLPGLHTRPDALGWVAFRLAWLPVFGCVLVLCWTAFRHREQDPHRARPKGRNGGGGSRVVLVHRPGHRTRGASDHA
- a CDS encoding alpha/beta hydrolase, whose protein sequence is MTTHHPRRHPWSRPWHRARHRLRRATLTALLTTALVAPLSAAARPHTPAPAPATLPPLTAATTAATYAANRANAATAARMAEAHGDRHRAADDRALASPSRHLLTFDGRDSGRAVEVFGNLARADRVAVLVPGSDTTLDTYDRFRATALALRDRLPRSRTAVVAWLGYAAPRTFSTTTLTTTRADEGAGQLRTFIRTLHTVAAGRTPHVSLLCHSYGTVVCARAAGHVDADDIALVGSPGTGADSVADLGTRARVWAARGADDWIAHVPHLRADLFGTTVGFGTDPVSPEFGARVFAAGDGGHSDYFRPGSTSLDNLAHIVLGETTEVSRG